A section of the Flavobacterium sp. CG_23.5 genome encodes:
- a CDS encoding alkene reductase, whose product MKTYELFSPKTLGSVSLKNRIVMAPMTRCRAIDNIPNELMAEYYTQRSNAGLIITEGTSPSPNGLGYARIPGVFSEKQVEGWKKTTKSVHKNGGKIIVQLMHSGRISHPLNMHKDTQILAPSAVKAAGQMWTDLKGLQDFVTPKEMTVQEILHARTEYVAAAENGLFAGFDGVELHGANGYLLEEFLSPISNIRQDNYGGSIENRCRFVLEVVAAVANAIGKEKTGIRLSPYGAASDMPHYPEIDATYDYLSKELNKLDIAYIHLVDHSAMGAPAVPLEIKKLIRNNFKNTIIHCGGYDKESAETVIESGLADLVAFGRPFINNPDLVERFKNNWPLSQDLNMDLFYTADEKGYTDYPFYKID is encoded by the coding sequence ATGAAAACATACGAATTATTTTCGCCAAAAACATTGGGTTCCGTCAGTTTGAAAAACAGAATTGTAATGGCACCTATGACGCGATGCAGAGCAATTGACAATATTCCTAACGAACTGATGGCAGAATATTATACACAACGTTCAAATGCAGGATTGATAATAACGGAAGGAACATCTCCATCACCCAACGGTCTTGGATATGCAAGGATTCCGGGTGTTTTTAGTGAGAAACAGGTGGAAGGTTGGAAAAAAACGACAAAGAGTGTCCATAAAAACGGCGGAAAAATAATTGTTCAACTCATGCATTCTGGACGAATCAGTCATCCGCTTAATATGCATAAAGATACCCAGATACTTGCTCCCTCTGCAGTAAAAGCAGCTGGACAAATGTGGACCGACTTAAAAGGATTACAGGACTTTGTCACTCCAAAGGAAATGACAGTTCAAGAGATTCTCCATGCCAGAACTGAATATGTTGCCGCTGCCGAAAATGGGCTATTTGCTGGCTTTGACGGCGTAGAATTACATGGAGCGAATGGCTATCTTTTAGAAGAATTCCTGTCGCCTATCAGTAATATTCGTCAAGACAATTACGGTGGAAGTATCGAAAACAGGTGTCGTTTTGTACTTGAAGTGGTTGCTGCCGTTGCAAATGCCATTGGAAAAGAAAAAACAGGCATTCGTTTATCTCCCTATGGAGCGGCTAGTGATATGCCGCATTATCCTGAAATTGATGCTACTTATGATTATTTGTCTAAAGAGTTAAACAAATTAGATATTGCCTATATTCATCTTGTAGATCACTCCGCTATGGGTGCTCCAGCTGTTCCTTTGGAAATAAAAAAATTGATTCGAAACAATTTTAAAAACACAATTATCCATTGTGGCGGCTACGATAAAGAAAGTGCGGAAACGGTTATTGAAAGTGGGCTTGCAGACCTGGTAGCTTTTGGGCGACCATTTATTAATAATCCAGATCTTGTTGAAAGATTTAAAAACAATTGGCCTTTATCGCAGGATCTCAACATGGATTTATTTTACACAGCCGATGAAAAAGGATATACTGATTATCCATTTTATAAAATTGATTAA
- a CDS encoding LamG-like jellyroll fold domain-containing protein, producing MKKITLRNRKLIILFTLILMLLVPNVVINAQTLTSPQVNFSQRTSAATPAKTIYNVKGDFTMVGNTNLTLVTYGTNTDNEGKSMKYVDIDGNSSTLNSSMATLEISNSGENSANQSCSTILYAGLYWTGKSDDANETFSVTKNSVTKNYDKKVISIKGPGAAAYTTITAKPNGVNSDIRFPGASQSGIFIGYQEITDYVKTYGPGAYTVADIALTEGTNANPGLSGGWVMVVIYENPLMKSRAVTVFDGYAFVNGQLSGGGEYGNIPVSGFTTVGSGPVNMKLGVMAAEGDIALTGDYLAVQKLTADPNKTYNNTNYLTLNHSGNSTNNFFNSSIFPVPVVGKSNPILQNNTGVDFSMFTIPNSLNSVIANNQTATTFRFGSSSDVFTIFGFAMSVDAYIPEPKGLISVNSINNVTNPPILNALPGQTINYSLNITNEGTEATNNTIITIPIPTTAIFNTGGTITYHTFHGFSPGTAPYYDSATNKIIWNLGTLPITSGHPEYVYADLSFTLNVTNDCSVLINAGCNPLVSLEKGTIIGTGAISGSSFTKYFFQGYDNSSCHLPIDGSIKVAINTSSCTSTLAGADLTPSCGLESVKLAATSGTSGSWSIVSGPSGGGEIFSNSTSPASEFYSPNTGVYTLRWTISSSGGCPEVTDDVQISIGLCNKLDFDGIDDNVNFSNNFNLNSGAFSIETWIKPGATNGNIQTIFSKRNSITLMDGYDLRLVNNTISFNWNNGNSIPSTFPVTTGRWYHVAVTFDGTSYKLYIDGVIVHAAVTGSNPTANSSSKCILGAMIQGTTYPYLPTNYFTGWMQELRVWNVALTEAQTHQMMNQKIENNSTNVFGSTVPLTVSGLTWGNLAGYYQMIQQSDLIGGYLIDKTANTRNGRLIGIGTAQPETAPLPYTSSTNNAWENTSTWTYGNVWSIPNTKGVDNSTFVDWNIVKTDNNITTIGNKTVLGLIVGSNTLGANNDNKIEISHYLKLNGKIDLVGKSQLVQTDGSILDVLSAGSIERDQQGQSNKYNYNYWSSPVSPINTSANNIDYTVTSVMKDGSTTTPQTINWIGGYDGSASSPISLARYWIYKFDNSANAYANWSQIGETGLLRVGQGFTLKGSGSLSGTQNYTFVGKPNNGTIASNSVSADQLLLTGNPYPSAMDANAFINDNLSSMDGTLYFWEQYTTNDTHILRDYQGGYAERNLTGGVPSTSVGVDFISGLGSSTRGIPNQFIPVGQSFFVYGNIGSGGPITYKNSQRGFHKEDEVGVSNMMFKSTATKDKIWNNNNNDIIQKDTYKRIRLGYNSNNNYHRQVLLGFMDEKATSEIDNGYDGYNFDYFPNDMYFLNGEDQLVIQGEGFFDRNSSYPIGVKADTDGKVKFMLDGLENFDKNEKIFIYDSENNTYNDIRKKQYEVLILSGENNDRFSLCFKEKIKKEKDTKDTEEDKETDDVKMTHLQKKNVLEISNKSLITSVQKVTLYNMNGQSIATWEIENQNEQNIQLPILNLSSGIYIAKVQTSQGGFSKKIIIP from the coding sequence ATGAAGAAAATTACTTTAAGAAATCGAAAATTAATTATATTATTCACATTAATTTTGATGTTGCTTGTACCCAATGTTGTAATTAATGCACAAACCCTAACATCTCCTCAAGTTAATTTTTCCCAAAGAACTTCTGCTGCCACACCTGCCAAAACTATTTATAATGTCAAGGGTGATTTTACCATGGTAGGCAACACCAACTTAACTCTTGTTACTTACGGAACGAATACTGATAACGAAGGCAAGTCAATGAAATATGTTGATATTGATGGTAATTCTTCTACTTTAAATTCTTCTATGGCTACTCTTGAAATATCTAATTCAGGAGAAAATAGCGCTAACCAATCTTGTTCAACCATCCTTTATGCAGGATTATATTGGACTGGAAAATCAGATGATGCAAATGAGACGTTTTCAGTGACAAAAAACTCCGTCACGAAAAATTATGACAAAAAAGTAATTTCTATAAAGGGACCAGGCGCTGCCGCTTATACAACTATAACGGCAAAGCCTAATGGAGTTAATTCGGATATCCGATTTCCTGGAGCTTCTCAAAGCGGAATTTTTATCGGTTACCAAGAAATAACTGACTATGTAAAAACATATGGTCCTGGAGCTTATACTGTTGCCGACATCGCGTTAACAGAAGGAACGAATGCTAATCCAGGATTATCAGGAGGTTGGGTAATGGTTGTTATTTATGAAAATCCGTTAATGAAGAGCCGAGCTGTAACTGTTTTTGACGGATACGCCTTTGTAAACGGACAACTTTCAGGTGGGGGTGAATATGGAAACATTCCTGTTTCGGGATTTACCACAGTAGGGTCCGGACCGGTAAATATGAAATTGGGTGTTATGGCTGCTGAAGGAGATATTGCATTAACCGGTGATTATCTAGCCGTACAAAAACTTACCGCTGATCCCAACAAAACATATAATAATACTAATTACTTAACGTTAAATCACTCAGGAAATTCAACTAACAACTTCTTCAATTCGTCTATATTCCCAGTACCGGTTGTAGGAAAAAGCAATCCAATTTTACAAAACAATACAGGAGTTGACTTTAGTATGTTTACAATCCCAAACTCTCTAAATTCAGTGATTGCTAATAACCAAACCGCCACTACTTTTAGATTCGGATCCTCTTCTGACGTATTTACCATATTTGGATTTGCAATGTCAGTAGATGCCTATATCCCCGAGCCAAAAGGGCTAATAAGTGTAAATTCGATTAACAATGTTACAAACCCTCCTATTTTAAATGCATTACCTGGCCAAACCATTAACTATTCTCTCAATATTACAAATGAAGGAACCGAAGCCACGAATAATACCATAATCACAATTCCCATTCCAACAACCGCAATTTTCAATACAGGAGGAACTATTACTTACCACACCTTTCACGGTTTTAGCCCAGGTACAGCTCCCTATTATGATTCAGCAACAAACAAAATTATTTGGAATTTAGGTACATTACCTATCACATCTGGTCATCCAGAATATGTCTATGCCGATTTAAGCTTTACCCTCAATGTTACAAATGACTGCAGTGTTTTAATAAATGCTGGTTGCAATCCGTTGGTTTCTTTAGAAAAAGGAACAATAATTGGGACAGGTGCAATATCCGGTTCTTCATTTACAAAATATTTTTTCCAAGGATATGATAACTCCTCTTGCCATTTACCAATTGACGGATCAATAAAAGTAGCGATAAATACAAGCTCTTGCACGTCAACACTTGCAGGTGCGGATTTAACTCCTTCTTGTGGATTGGAATCAGTAAAATTAGCTGCTACAAGTGGAACAAGCGGAAGCTGGTCAATTGTTAGCGGCCCTTCTGGTGGTGGAGAAATTTTCTCCAACTCAACAAGCCCCGCATCGGAATTTTACAGTCCAAATACTGGAGTTTATACGCTCCGATGGACAATCTCAAGTAGTGGAGGATGCCCTGAGGTTACTGACGATGTGCAGATTAGCATTGGTCTTTGCAATAAATTGGATTTTGATGGAATAGATGATAACGTTAATTTCAGTAACAATTTTAATTTAAACAGTGGAGCATTTAGTATCGAAACATGGATTAAACCAGGAGCTACAAATGGAAATATTCAAACTATTTTTTCTAAGAGAAATTCGATCACTTTAATGGACGGTTATGATTTAAGGTTGGTTAATAACACGATTTCATTTAATTGGAACAATGGTAATTCTATACCGTCTACTTTTCCTGTCACTACAGGAAGATGGTATCATGTAGCCGTTACATTTGACGGAACATCTTATAAACTTTATATTGATGGCGTGATTGTTCATGCTGCTGTAACTGGATCTAATCCAACTGCAAATTCAAGTTCAAAATGTATTTTGGGCGCAATGATTCAAGGTACCACTTATCCCTATCTTCCAACTAATTATTTTACTGGCTGGATGCAAGAACTTCGAGTTTGGAATGTGGCTTTGACAGAAGCGCAAACGCATCAGATGATGAATCAAAAAATTGAAAATAATAGCACCAATGTTTTTGGATCAACTGTACCACTAACCGTTTCAGGATTAACTTGGGGAAATCTAGCTGGATATTATCAAATGATTCAACAAAGTGACCTTATCGGGGGATATTTAATAGACAAAACAGCCAACACACGCAACGGTAGATTAATTGGTATTGGTACAGCACAGCCTGAAACAGCTCCGCTACCTTACACTTCTTCAACAAATAATGCATGGGAAAACACTAGTACATGGACATATGGCAATGTATGGAGTATTCCGAATACAAAGGGCGTTGATAACTCCACTTTTGTTGATTGGAATATTGTTAAAACTGATAATAATATTACCACTATTGGCAACAAAACTGTATTAGGATTAATAGTTGGGAGTAACACCCTAGGAGCAAATAATGATAATAAGATAGAAATATCACACTATTTAAAATTAAATGGTAAAATAGATTTAGTCGGAAAATCACAATTAGTACAAACCGACGGCAGTATTCTAGATGTTTTAAGTGCTGGATCAATAGAGAGAGACCAACAAGGACAATCAAACAAATACAACTATAATTATTGGAGTTCTCCAGTGAGTCCGATAAACACAAGTGCCAACAATATTGATTATACGGTTACAAGTGTTATGAAAGACGGAAGTACTACAACCCCACAAACTATAAATTGGATTGGTGGTTATGATGGTTCCGCGAGCTCCCCTATTAGCCTAGCTAGATATTGGATTTATAAATTTGACAATTCCGCCAATGCTTATGCTAACTGGTCACAAATTGGGGAAACAGGTTTGCTTCGAGTAGGGCAAGGATTTACGTTAAAAGGAAGTGGATCGCTATCCGGTACCCAAAACTATACTTTCGTAGGAAAACCAAATAATGGAACAATTGCTTCAAATAGTGTAAGTGCTGATCAGTTGCTTTTAACCGGAAATCCCTATCCTTCGGCCATGGATGCTAATGCATTCATAAATGATAATTTAAGTTCTATGGATGGTACTTTATATTTTTGGGAACAGTATACCACTAACGACACCCATATTCTAAGAGATTATCAAGGTGGTTATGCGGAAAGAAATTTAACAGGTGGAGTTCCTTCAACCTCAGTAGGGGTCGATTTCATAAGTGGCTTAGGGTCTAGTACTCGAGGTATTCCAAATCAATTTATTCCCGTTGGACAAAGCTTTTTTGTATATGGAAATATTGGTTCAGGAGGCCCTATTACTTATAAAAATAGCCAAAGAGGATTTCATAAAGAAGATGAAGTGGGTGTCTCTAATATGATGTTTAAATCTACTGCTACGAAAGACAAAATTTGGAATAACAATAATAATGATATAATACAAAAAGACACTTACAAAAGAATTCGTTTGGGTTATAATTCCAATAATAATTATCACCGCCAAGTATTATTAGGATTCATGGATGAGAAAGCAACTTCAGAAATTGATAATGGCTATGACGGATATAATTTCGATTACTTTCCTAACGACATGTATTTTTTGAATGGTGAGGATCAATTAGTAATTCAAGGAGAAGGCTTCTTTGATAGAAACAGCTCCTATCCTATTGGTGTGAAAGCTGATACTGACGGAAAAGTAAAATTCATGCTTGATGGTTTAGAAAACTTTGACAAAAATGAAAAAATATTTATTTATGATTCGGAAAACAACACCTATAACGACATTCGAAAAAAACAATATGAAGTTTTGATTTTAAGTGGTGAGAATAATGATCGTTTTTCATTATGTTTTAAAGAAAAAATTAAAAAAGAAAAAGACACAAAAGACACAGAGGAAGACAAAGAAACGGATGATGTAAAAATGACACATCTTCAGAAAAAAAATGTTTTAGAGATCAGTAATAAATCATTAATCACAAGTGTTCAAAAAGTAACTTTATATAATATGAATGGGCAGTCAATTGCCACATGGGAAATTGAAAATCAAAATGAGCAAAATATTCAACTACCTATTTTAAATTTAAGTTCAGGTATATACATTGCCAAAGTTCAAACGTCACAAGGAGGTTTTAGCAAGAAAATAATTATCCCATAA